One genomic region from Sphingobacterium sp. UGAL515B_05 encodes:
- a CDS encoding response regulator transcription factor produces the protein MVWIVVHYRELHIMTNMEEQKIILVEDEQDVADLIVQGLGEDGYRVIHLGRSEGLEQLLAKQDVSLVLLDILLPGTNGLDICKQIRQWGYTDLPVMMLTALGTPENVVLGLDNGADDYLSKPFKLIELKARIRSLIRRQQSIVQATQRELQPSKDTFSYGFLSIDDYKKVAYCEGQELNLTSTEYRLLLLFIQSPKKVFERTELLDKIWGINFDIGSNVVDVYVNYLRKKIEKITSKKAIHTVIGMGYVLKIED, from the coding sequence ATGGTTTGGATCGTAGTTCATTACAGAGAACTACACATCATGACGAATATGGAGGAGCAAAAAATTATTTTGGTTGAAGATGAGCAGGATGTTGCTGATTTGATCGTACAAGGCTTAGGCGAGGATGGCTATAGGGTCATTCATCTGGGGCGTTCGGAAGGTCTGGAACAGCTTTTGGCGAAGCAAGATGTCTCTCTTGTGCTATTGGACATTCTTTTGCCGGGAACTAACGGCTTGGATATTTGTAAGCAGATCAGACAGTGGGGGTATACCGATTTACCTGTTATGATGCTGACTGCACTTGGTACTCCGGAGAATGTGGTGCTCGGACTCGATAATGGTGCCGATGACTATCTTTCCAAGCCCTTTAAGCTAATTGAATTGAAGGCTCGGATACGTTCATTGATACGGAGGCAACAGTCTATTGTACAGGCAACACAACGTGAGTTACAGCCATCGAAAGACACATTTAGTTATGGTTTTCTAAGTATTGATGATTATAAAAAAGTAGCCTACTGTGAGGGGCAGGAACTCAATCTCACAAGTACGGAGTATCGTTTACTCTTGTTGTTTATTCAGAGCCCCAAAAAGGTGTTTGAGAGAACGGAGCTTTTGGACAAAATATGGGGAATAAATTTCGATATTGGATCAAATGTTGTCGATGTTTATGTGAATTATTTGAGAAAAAAGATTGAAAAAATAACGAGCAAAAAAGCGATCCATACGGTTATTGGTATGGGATATGTTCTAAAAATAGAAGATTGA
- a CDS encoding ATP-binding protein: MHNYNRKLIYLIAILVIYVSCFVGFIFYSVTNFAFTDFYKRLDLRRNIAAEKFLNSKSASQADQWSLDFIENLNNQHEFLVEFDSNGTILRSQGFHQELWDKINKKGSSNFKSGNQFYSTKYFSQNGRKYIVGASAENYFYTHHLAYLRNLLIISLILGILFIFVVSVFMKRSFLKPILTMMKEVQKIGSENLYKRLDEDKYKGELHGLALTFNRMLTRLETSFETQKNFISNASHELNTPLTSIIGQADLALSKERTTAEYQRTLFKIIESAEHLEKKTKALLLLARTGFVNNATAFSPVRIDQIVMDAELTVKAINDKFKIITDFSLLPDDSMRLKVNGNAILLQLALSNIISNACKYSSDRTAYIALGALDNKVFILIKDKGIGIPSRELDHIYDPYFRASNTSGIDGYGIGLPLARNIIKLHGGTLKVNSVVSEGTTVEIELPTYLRF, translated from the coding sequence ATGCACAATTATAATCGAAAGCTTATTTATCTCATTGCAATTCTGGTTATTTATGTGAGTTGTTTTGTTGGCTTTATTTTTTATTCCGTTACAAATTTTGCTTTTACAGATTTTTATAAACGGCTGGATCTGCGGCGAAATATTGCTGCTGAAAAATTTCTGAATAGTAAATCCGCCTCCCAGGCCGATCAGTGGAGCCTTGATTTTATAGAAAATCTCAATAATCAGCATGAATTTTTGGTGGAATTTGATAGCAATGGTACTATTTTAAGAAGCCAGGGATTTCATCAAGAACTTTGGGATAAAATCAATAAAAAAGGAAGCTCAAATTTCAAGTCGGGTAATCAATTCTATTCAACTAAATATTTTTCGCAAAATGGTCGAAAGTATATTGTGGGCGCTTCCGCTGAAAATTATTTTTATACACACCATTTGGCCTACCTTCGTAATCTGCTTATTATAAGTCTGATTTTGGGGATTCTCTTTATATTCGTTGTTTCGGTTTTTATGAAACGTTCGTTCTTAAAGCCAATATTGACCATGATGAAAGAGGTGCAAAAGATTGGTTCGGAAAATCTCTATAAGCGATTGGATGAGGATAAATATAAAGGTGAGCTTCATGGTCTGGCACTCACATTTAATCGGATGTTGACGCGCTTAGAAACTTCTTTCGAAACACAAAAGAACTTTATCAGCAATGCATCACATGAGTTAAATACGCCATTGACATCCATCATAGGACAGGCCGATCTTGCTTTATCCAAAGAACGAACAACAGCGGAGTACCAACGAACATTATTTAAGATCATTGAGTCGGCAGAGCATTTGGAAAAGAAAACAAAAGCACTTTTACTGTTGGCGCGTACAGGTTTTGTGAATAATGCGACCGCATTTAGCCCCGTTCGTATTGATCAGATCGTGATGGACGCCGAGCTGACTGTTAAGGCCATCAATGATAAATTTAAGATTATCACAGATTTCAGCCTTTTACCAGATGATAGTATGCGACTTAAGGTGAATGGAAATGCAATTTTGTTACAGCTTGCGCTATCCAATATTATCAGTAATGCCTGTAAGTATTCATCCGATAGAACCGCTTATATTGCTTTAGGAGCATTGGACAATAAAGTGTTTATTCTAATAAAAGACAAAGGTATCGGAATACCCTCCCGCGAGTTGGATCATATCTACGATCCTTATTTTAGAGCGTCCAATACGAGTGGCATTGACGGCTATGGTATTGGACTTCCTTTGGCTAGAAATATTATTAAGCTGCATGGTGGTACATTGAAGGTCAATTCTGTTGTAAGTGAAGGCACTACGGTAGAAATTGAACTACCCACTTACCTTCGGTTCTAA
- a CDS encoding MATE family efflux transporter, with the protein MEKQKQLILRGKLSRVMWQMSWPAVIAMVLYGLNNFLDGIFVGHLINNTALAAVGVTYPLAQFAQGFGTLIGTGMGAAISIWIGGDQQEKLHRSFGTVHFLTIIFSLIITLPCYVFADKLVYMMGGRGEILALGVDYFRATILGSFFWIYGLALNMIIRAEGRMKTAAWMIAIGLLVDVLLKPVFIEHFGWGVSGAAWATNISMIIYTFLGVWYYAGGKASFKTKFWSLSWDLSILKETFSLGMPGFVMMVMIVIQNIVVFNALANYGNDLDITFFTAVNRFYILLNTPLWGLMRALQPVTGMNYGAGQYTRSINSYRLFAITGLLILLPCWLLVMLHPVAVISIMIPGAIFSIQQLMDFRIYMSVLLVLPFIFMAMVWFPSIDDAKPATFISILRQIVFYIPILIIAPKYFGVHSIYVASAAIDWIIFIIVIYVVRRSTRKLKLQAGP; encoded by the coding sequence ATGGAGAAACAGAAACAACTGATCTTACGTGGCAAGTTAAGTAGGGTGATGTGGCAGATGTCGTGGCCTGCCGTGATTGCAATGGTCCTGTATGGTCTGAACAATTTTCTGGATGGTATTTTTGTTGGTCATCTGATTAACAATACAGCGTTGGCAGCAGTCGGTGTAACCTATCCTTTGGCCCAATTTGCGCAAGGTTTTGGTACCCTGATCGGAACAGGTATGGGGGCGGCAATCAGTATTTGGATAGGTGGGGATCAACAGGAGAAATTACATAGGTCATTTGGTACGGTGCATTTTTTGACGATTATTTTCTCTCTTATAATTACGCTCCCTTGCTATGTATTTGCCGACAAATTGGTCTACATGATGGGCGGTCGAGGTGAGATATTGGCTCTTGGGGTGGATTACTTTCGGGCAACCATATTGGGTAGTTTTTTCTGGATTTATGGCCTGGCACTCAACATGATTATTCGTGCAGAGGGTCGTATGAAAACTGCAGCCTGGATGATTGCAATAGGATTGCTTGTTGATGTCTTACTTAAACCGGTTTTTATAGAACACTTTGGTTGGGGTGTTTCAGGAGCAGCTTGGGCAACCAATATATCGATGATCATCTACACATTTTTAGGTGTATGGTATTACGCTGGGGGAAAGGCTTCGTTCAAAACAAAGTTTTGGTCTTTATCTTGGGATTTATCGATTTTAAAAGAAACGTTTTCGTTAGGAATGCCCGGGTTTGTCATGATGGTCATGATTGTAATCCAGAATATTGTTGTCTTCAACGCATTGGCCAATTACGGAAATGATTTGGATATTACGTTTTTTACAGCGGTCAATCGGTTTTATATTTTATTAAATACTCCACTATGGGGGCTTATGCGGGCTTTGCAGCCTGTAACAGGGATGAACTATGGTGCTGGGCAGTATACGAGAAGTATCAATTCGTACCGTTTATTTGCCATTACTGGACTGCTGATTCTGCTTCCGTGCTGGTTGCTGGTGATGTTGCATCCCGTTGCTGTGATATCGATCATGATACCAGGAGCAATTTTTTCAATACAGCAGCTAATGGATTTCAGAATTTACATGAGTGTTTTATTGGTTCTTCCATTTATTTTTATGGCGATGGTGTGGTTCCCTTCTATTGATGATGCCAAACCTGCAACTTTTATAAGCATATTGCGCCAGATTGTTTTTTATATTCCTATCTTAATTATAGCGCCAAAATATTTTGGTGTACATAGCATTTACGTAGCTAGCGCGGCGATAGATTGGATTATTTTCATTATAGTCATCTATGTAGTTCGACGAAGCACGCGGAAGCTCAAATTACAGGCTGGCCCATAG
- a CDS encoding ABC transporter transmembrane domain-containing protein, whose amino-acid sequence MGHIQGGPSPLQRLASLLHTERKTINFIFIYAIVIGIFSLTIPIGITAIFNFLSNGAMYSSTYILIAFVLFGVIVAGTLLIGQLTLVEYLEQKIFLKSALEFSYRLPRIKPKELLGKNLVELVNRFFDVIIIQKGIIKLLIDIIAAVVTIFFSVVLLSFYHPAFLAFGLVVILSVIAVIVLYYKRGLRTSIEESEYKYETVAYLESVAGKIDHYRGDEMKMNEVTRTTDYIVNKYLGARNDHFKVLKRFFMGSVLLRTLLFGAMLLLGSYYVVERQMTFGQFVAAEVVIVQIGYAIEKLMTNLNTIFDMLTGVVKLAAVTDLALEEDAAVYVD is encoded by the coding sequence ATGGGGCATATACAAGGCGGACCATCACCTTTACAACGGTTGGCCAGCTTATTACATACTGAACGAAAAACGATCAATTTTATATTTATTTATGCTATTGTCATCGGTATCTTTAGTCTGACGATTCCAATTGGAATCACAGCGATTTTCAATTTTTTAAGTAATGGAGCGATGTATAGCTCTACCTATATCTTAATTGCCTTTGTCCTGTTTGGTGTAATCGTAGCGGGTACGTTATTGATCGGTCAACTGACCTTAGTCGAGTATTTAGAGCAAAAAATCTTCTTAAAATCGGCACTTGAATTTTCTTATCGCCTCCCAAGAATAAAACCTAAAGAGTTACTTGGAAAAAATCTTGTGGAGTTGGTTAACCGATTTTTTGATGTTATCATTATTCAAAAGGGAATTATCAAACTTTTGATTGATATCATCGCTGCGGTCGTTACTATATTCTTTAGTGTGGTGCTGCTGTCCTTTTATCATCCCGCATTTTTGGCCTTTGGCCTGGTTGTCATTCTATCGGTTATCGCGGTAATTGTCTTATATTATAAAAGAGGATTAAGGACGAGTATTGAAGAGTCTGAATACAAATATGAGACAGTTGCTTATTTGGAATCTGTTGCCGGAAAAATTGACCATTATCGTGGTGATGAGATGAAAATGAATGAAGTGACAAGAACCACAGATTATATTGTCAATAAATATTTAGGGGCGAGGAACGATCATTTTAAGGTTTTAAAGCGTTTTTTTATGGGTTCTGTCCTACTTCGGACCCTGTTGTTTGGAGCGATGCTCTTGCTGGGTTCTTATTATGTTGTTGAGCGCCAAATGACTTTTGGTCAGTTTGTAGCTGCTGAAGTTGTCATCGTTCAAATTGGTTATGCCATTGAAAAACTGATGACAAATTTGAATACGATTTTTGATATGCTTACTGGCGTTGTCAAATTGGCGGCTGTAACGGATCTTGCGTTGGAGGAGGACGCTGCGGTTTATGTTGATTAA
- a CDS encoding siderophore-interacting protein, giving the protein MGKTEMKVIQLALTVSRKEYLTPHYIRVYLTGDGVDQIANTTVGVNNKILIPPKHVDRIYFPEFDYERGQWKPMDEAIRPTVRTYTHRGINLDRNEVWIDFVAHGDEGPASAWAMAAKPGDALGILMKAGKTSLYEVAANYLLVGDATAIPVLGAILEDLPPSAKGICMIEVHGSEDIQQLKTKAAIDFIWLHNDTPQEGSLLADLVKIRSLPLKDKFAYVAAEFSTVKEIRNYLRKDLGWGREELYAYSYWKAGVAEDKSATDRRSESEEIQA; this is encoded by the coding sequence ATGGGAAAAACTGAAATGAAAGTAATACAGCTCGCCCTGACTGTAAGTAGAAAAGAATACCTGACGCCACATTATATTCGTGTTTATTTGACTGGTGATGGTGTAGATCAAATCGCTAATACGACCGTCGGAGTCAATAACAAGATCTTGATTCCGCCAAAGCATGTAGATCGCATTTATTTTCCAGAATTTGATTATGAACGAGGGCAGTGGAAGCCGATGGATGAAGCGATTAGGCCAACAGTTCGAACTTATACACATCGCGGTATCAACCTTGATAGAAATGAGGTATGGATTGATTTCGTTGCCCATGGTGATGAGGGGCCAGCTTCCGCTTGGGCTATGGCTGCAAAACCTGGCGATGCGCTCGGGATTCTGATGAAAGCAGGTAAGACGTCCCTATATGAAGTTGCGGCGAACTATCTCCTAGTTGGGGATGCAACTGCAATTCCTGTTCTGGGAGCAATCTTAGAAGATTTGCCACCTTCGGCAAAGGGAATCTGTATGATTGAAGTACATGGTAGCGAAGATATACAGCAATTGAAGACTAAGGCTGCTATTGATTTTATCTGGTTACATAATGATACGCCACAGGAAGGTAGCCTTTTGGCGGATTTGGTGAAGATCAGATCCTTGCCCCTAAAGGATAAATTTGCTTATGTCGCTGCTGAATTTTCGACAGTTAAGGAGATTCGCAATTATTTGCGTAAGGATCTCGGTTGGGGAAGAGAAGAGCTTTATGCTTATTCGTATTGGAAAGCTGGAGTTGCTGAAGATAAATCTGCTACTGATCGCCGTAGTGAGAGTGAAGAAATCCAGGCCTAA